In the genome of Hymenobacter taeanensis, one region contains:
- a CDS encoding shikimate dehydrogenase family protein — MREFGLIGRTLRHSFSQTYFTQKFHNLDLADHQYELFELGTIEELPALLNEHPNLCGLNVTIPYKEKVWPFLTRVAPSAARVGAINTIEFTQDGYLIGHNTDMVGFRDSVKTFLPPGFTGRALVLGSGGGSKAVEVALRDLEIGYWVVSRNPLGQGLTYDDLTPEVMREHPLIINTTPLGTFPDEHECPPIPYDTLTSQHYLYDLIYNPRETEFMKRGLAVGAQAKNGFEMLCIQAEEAWKIWNTKL, encoded by the coding sequence ATGCGTGAATTTGGCTTGATTGGTCGTACCCTGCGGCACTCGTTTTCTCAAACGTATTTCACCCAAAAATTTCATAACCTCGACCTGGCCGACCACCAGTACGAGTTGTTTGAATTAGGGACGATTGAAGAGTTGCCGGCACTGCTAAACGAGCACCCGAACCTCTGCGGACTGAATGTGACCATTCCCTACAAAGAAAAGGTGTGGCCATTTCTAACCAGAGTGGCTCCTTCAGCCGCGCGCGTAGGGGCCATCAATACCATTGAGTTCACGCAGGATGGGTACCTCATTGGGCATAATACCGATATGGTGGGCTTCCGCGATTCAGTCAAAACCTTTCTGCCGCCGGGCTTTACCGGTCGGGCGCTGGTGCTGGGCAGCGGGGGCGGCTCTAAAGCCGTAGAGGTTGCTCTCCGCGACCTGGAAATCGGGTACTGGGTGGTTTCACGCAACCCGCTAGGCCAGGGCCTTACCTACGACGACCTCACGCCGGAGGTCATGCGCGAGCATCCGCTCATCATTAATACCACCCCCTTGGGTACCTTCCCCGATGAGCACGAGTGCCCACCCATCCCGTACGACACGCTCACGAGCCAGCATTACCTCTACGACCTGATCTACAACCCCCGCGAAACCGAATTCATGAAGCGCGGTTTAGCCGTAGGAGCGCAAGCTAAAAACGGGTTTGAGATGCTCTGCATCCAAGCTGAAGAGGCCTGGAAAATCTGGAATACGAAGTTATAA
- a CDS encoding DedA family protein, producing MEIVDFVLHLDKHLAALIQDYGTWTYAILFLIIFVETGVVVLPFLPGDSLLFAAGSLAALPGSPLNVWALMGLLILAAVLGDALNYHIGDYLGPRVFSGNSRFLKREHLEKTQAFYQKHGAKTIILARFIPIIRTFAPFVAGVGTMSYTKFLSYNLVGAVAWVLLLTGAGYFFGSMPFVQKNFSLVVVAIIVLSVLPAVWEFFKARRAPVA from the coding sequence ATGGAAATTGTTGATTTCGTCCTGCACCTGGATAAGCATTTAGCTGCTCTGATTCAGGACTATGGAACCTGGACCTACGCCATTCTTTTCCTCATCATTTTCGTGGAAACGGGCGTAGTAGTGCTGCCCTTCCTGCCCGGCGACTCACTGCTGTTTGCAGCAGGCTCTTTAGCCGCACTGCCCGGCTCACCCCTCAACGTGTGGGCCCTGATGGGGCTGCTCATTCTGGCGGCCGTACTCGGCGATGCACTCAATTACCATATCGGCGACTATCTGGGGCCGCGGGTATTCAGCGGCAACTCGCGTTTTCTGAAGCGTGAGCACCTCGAGAAAACCCAGGCCTTCTATCAGAAGCACGGAGCCAAAACTATTATTCTGGCCCGCTTTATCCCAATTATCCGCACGTTTGCGCCGTTTGTGGCGGGCGTAGGTACCATGAGCTACACCAAGTTTCTATCGTACAACCTGGTGGGGGCCGTGGCCTGGGTGCTACTCCTTACTGGAGCCGGCTACTTCTTTGGCTCCATGCCTTTCGTGCAGAAAAACTTCTCACTGGTAGTTGTAGCCATCATTGTACTGTCGGTGCTGCCGGCGGTATGGGAGTTTTTCAAGGCGCGTCGCGCACCGGTGGCGTAA